A single Nomia melanderi isolate GNS246 chromosome 13, iyNomMela1, whole genome shotgun sequence DNA region contains:
- the bw gene encoding brown isoform X3: MIRISGFVPQMDLAIESLTVLEHMEFMACMKMDRRIRFNVRKQRITAVLAELGLVKCVDSRLSALSTGERRRVALAVQLLTEPNILFCDEPTTGLDSYGALTVVRTLREVAARGKIVVCSVHQPASGLLDIFHEVLLLSGGRVAFQGSSVDATQFFDSLNLRCPPTFNSAEFYVSQLSIVRGKEAESYRKVNWICDQYEGSKYGQRVAKLIEYSCSSRSDSNRLPPIFSEVPAGPVDFKRARALTQLEWLVWRTYVDYKRSSASIFLRFLTYLFIGLLISSPYVGITGKPMDQGGIQNMQGLLYLVVVETVFTFNYAVFYTFPRELPLLLRDIAAGLYHPAPYYISKVVVLIPGAIVQPLLYSILVFTIVGLNGGFVGLVYFALPVVVCAISASAFGLFLSASFKSIDTASLFSVPLDFLGLMFCGIYLHLGHLAPGIGWLKYVSQFYYGLEAVSLTQWLLIDHINCSSDPEEPCISTGLGVLEKYGYLAHHYTTDLIGLLAIFMFSHFAGFLIIRHRSRKEAVY, translated from the exons ATGATAAGGATATCGGGGTTCGTCCCGCAAATGGATCTAGCGATCGAATCGCTGACCGTTCTGGAACACATGGAGTTCATG GCCTGTATGAAGATGGACAGAAGGATCCGCTTCAACGTCCGGAAACAAAGGATCACCGCTGTCTTGGCAGAACTCGGCTTGGTCAAGTGCGTCGACTCGAGATTATCCGCTTTGTCAACcggagaaagaaggagagtGGCTCTAGCCGTCCAA cTGCTCACCGAGCCGAACATTTTGTTCTGCGACGAGCCGACCACGGGGCTGGACAGTTACGGCGCGTTGACGGTGGTCAGAACGCTGAGGGAAGTCGCGGCAAGGGGGAAAATCGTGGTGTGCTCGGTGCACCAGCCGGCTTCCGGTCTGCTCGACATTTTCCACGAGGTTCTTCTCCTTTCCGGCGGAAGAGTCGCTTTCCAGGGGTCGTCGGTCGACGCCACTCAGTTTTTCGACAG TCTGAACCTTCGATGTCCACCAACTTTCAACAGCGCGGAGTTCTATGTCTCGCAGTTGTCTATAGTTCGAGGAAAGGAAGCGGAGAGTTATCGCAAA GTGAACTGGATCTGTGATCAATACGAGGGATCGAAATATGGGCAAAGGGTGGCCAAGTTGATCGAGTACTCCTGCTCGAGCAGGTCGGATTCTAATCGATTGCCACCGATATTCTCCGAAGTCCCGGCTGGTCCCGTCGACTTTAAAAGAGCTCGAGCGCTCACGCAGCTGGAATGGCTCGTCTGGAGAACGTACGTCGACTACAAGAGAAGCTCTGCCTCGATTTTCTTGCGATTCCTCACTTACCTG TTCATAGGCTTGCTGATATCCTCCCCGTACGTGGGAATCACGGGAAAACCGATGGACCAGGGCGGAATACAGAATATGCAGGGACTTTTGTACCTGGTGGTCGTGGAAACGGTGTTCACTTTTAACTACGCGGTGTTTTACACGTTTCCACGCGAATTGCCGCTCCTGCTGCGCGACATAGCAGCTGGACTTTATCATCCGGCGCCATATTACATCAGCAAAGTTGTCGTTCTG ATACCCGGAGCGATAGTTCAACCACTGCTGTACTCGATATTGGTGTTCACTATCGTTGGACTGAACGGTGGATTCGTAGGATTGGTCTACTTCGCGCTGCCAGTAGTAGTCTGTGCGATTTCCGCGTCCGCTTTCG GTTTGTTCCTATCAGCGTCGTTCAAGTCGATAGACACTGCCTCCCTCTTCTCCGTGCCATTGGACTTTCTTGGCTTGATGTTCTGTGGAATCTATCTTCATCTAGG CCACTTGGCGCCTGGCATTGGCTGGCTGAAATACGTGTCCCAGTTCTACTATGGCTTGGAGGCTGTTTCTTTGACTCAATGGCTGCTGATCGATCACATAA ATTGCTCTTCGGATCCTGAAGAGCCTTGCATATCCACCGGTCTCGGAGTCCTCGAGAAATACGGTTACCTGGCACACCACTATACCACGGATCTGATCGGTCTGCTGGCGATATTCATGTTCAGCCATTTTGCCGGTTTCCTGATCATTCGTCACAGAAGTCGCAAGGAAGCCGTTTATTGA
- the bw gene encoding brown isoform X2, with product MIFFHTRTMTQRAEYPPLPQTLPKDFCLTWKNISYTVRKTSNGGIRAIFGLQPTEYVSLLQGVNGIVHSGMLMAILGPSGAGKTTLLATISRRVKGSATGEILLNGKPIDTGQMIRISGFVPQMDLAIESLTVLEHMEFMACMKMDRRIRFNVRKQRITAVLAELGLVKCVDSRLSALSTGERRRVALAVQLLTEPNILFCDEPTTGLDSYGALTVVRTLREVAARGKIVVCSVHQPASGLLDIFHEVLLLSGGRVAFQGSSVDATQFFDSLNLRCPPTFNSAEFYVSQLSIVRGKEAESYRKVNWICDQYEGSKYGQRVAKLIEYSCSSRSDSNRLPPIFSEVPAGPVDFKRARALTQLEWLVWRTYVDYKRSSASIFLRFLTYLFIGLLISSPYVGITGKPMDQGGIQNMQGLLYLVVVETVFTFNYAVFYTFPRELPLLLRDIAAGLYHPAPYYISKVVVLIPGAIVQPLLYSILVFTIVGLNGGFVGLVYFALPVVVCAISASAFGLFLSASFKSIDTASLFSVPLDFLGLMFCGIYLHLGHLAPGIGWLKYVSQFYYGLEAVSLTQWLLIDHINCSSDPEEPCISTGLGVLEKYGYLAHHYTTDLIGLLAIFMFSHFAGFLIIRHRSRKEAVY from the exons ATGATCTTCTTTCACACCCGAACA ATGACACAGAGGGCAGAGTACCCGCCGTTGCCGCAAACTTTGCCGAAAGATTTCTGTCTAACGTGGAAGAACATTTCGTACACGGTTCGAAAAACGAGCAATGGCGGTATACGAGCAATTTTCGGCCTGCAACCTACCGAATACGTTTCTTTGTTGCAAGGAG TTAACGGTATAGTTCATTCGGGAATGTTGATGGCCATCTTGGGTCCAAG CGGCGCTGGGAAAACTACGTTGCTCGCGACGATCAGCCGGCGGGTCAAAG GCAGCGCGACGGGCGAGATACTGCTAAATGGAAAGCCCATAGACACCGGGCAAATGATAAGGATATCGGGGTTCGTCCCGCAAATGGATCTAGCGATCGAATCGCTGACCGTTCTGGAACACATGGAGTTCATG GCCTGTATGAAGATGGACAGAAGGATCCGCTTCAACGTCCGGAAACAAAGGATCACCGCTGTCTTGGCAGAACTCGGCTTGGTCAAGTGCGTCGACTCGAGATTATCCGCTTTGTCAACcggagaaagaaggagagtGGCTCTAGCCGTCCAA cTGCTCACCGAGCCGAACATTTTGTTCTGCGACGAGCCGACCACGGGGCTGGACAGTTACGGCGCGTTGACGGTGGTCAGAACGCTGAGGGAAGTCGCGGCAAGGGGGAAAATCGTGGTGTGCTCGGTGCACCAGCCGGCTTCCGGTCTGCTCGACATTTTCCACGAGGTTCTTCTCCTTTCCGGCGGAAGAGTCGCTTTCCAGGGGTCGTCGGTCGACGCCACTCAGTTTTTCGACAG TCTGAACCTTCGATGTCCACCAACTTTCAACAGCGCGGAGTTCTATGTCTCGCAGTTGTCTATAGTTCGAGGAAAGGAAGCGGAGAGTTATCGCAAA GTGAACTGGATCTGTGATCAATACGAGGGATCGAAATATGGGCAAAGGGTGGCCAAGTTGATCGAGTACTCCTGCTCGAGCAGGTCGGATTCTAATCGATTGCCACCGATATTCTCCGAAGTCCCGGCTGGTCCCGTCGACTTTAAAAGAGCTCGAGCGCTCACGCAGCTGGAATGGCTCGTCTGGAGAACGTACGTCGACTACAAGAGAAGCTCTGCCTCGATTTTCTTGCGATTCCTCACTTACCTG TTCATAGGCTTGCTGATATCCTCCCCGTACGTGGGAATCACGGGAAAACCGATGGACCAGGGCGGAATACAGAATATGCAGGGACTTTTGTACCTGGTGGTCGTGGAAACGGTGTTCACTTTTAACTACGCGGTGTTTTACACGTTTCCACGCGAATTGCCGCTCCTGCTGCGCGACATAGCAGCTGGACTTTATCATCCGGCGCCATATTACATCAGCAAAGTTGTCGTTCTG ATACCCGGAGCGATAGTTCAACCACTGCTGTACTCGATATTGGTGTTCACTATCGTTGGACTGAACGGTGGATTCGTAGGATTGGTCTACTTCGCGCTGCCAGTAGTAGTCTGTGCGATTTCCGCGTCCGCTTTCG GTTTGTTCCTATCAGCGTCGTTCAAGTCGATAGACACTGCCTCCCTCTTCTCCGTGCCATTGGACTTTCTTGGCTTGATGTTCTGTGGAATCTATCTTCATCTAGG CCACTTGGCGCCTGGCATTGGCTGGCTGAAATACGTGTCCCAGTTCTACTATGGCTTGGAGGCTGTTTCTTTGACTCAATGGCTGCTGATCGATCACATAA ATTGCTCTTCGGATCCTGAAGAGCCTTGCATATCCACCGGTCTCGGAGTCCTCGAGAAATACGGTTACCTGGCACACCACTATACCACGGATCTGATCGGTCTGCTGGCGATATTCATGTTCAGCCATTTTGCCGGTTTCCTGATCATTCGTCACAGAAGTCGCAAGGAAGCCGTTTATTGA
- the bw gene encoding brown isoform X1 yields MTRSSISFWLPAAPRNDLLSHPNTNVYKYFRNVVRSRMEMKHGELFQMTQRAEYPPLPQTLPKDFCLTWKNISYTVRKTSNGGIRAIFGLQPTEYVSLLQGVNGIVHSGMLMAILGPSGAGKTTLLATISRRVKGSATGEILLNGKPIDTGQMIRISGFVPQMDLAIESLTVLEHMEFMACMKMDRRIRFNVRKQRITAVLAELGLVKCVDSRLSALSTGERRRVALAVQLLTEPNILFCDEPTTGLDSYGALTVVRTLREVAARGKIVVCSVHQPASGLLDIFHEVLLLSGGRVAFQGSSVDATQFFDSLNLRCPPTFNSAEFYVSQLSIVRGKEAESYRKVNWICDQYEGSKYGQRVAKLIEYSCSSRSDSNRLPPIFSEVPAGPVDFKRARALTQLEWLVWRTYVDYKRSSASIFLRFLTYLFIGLLISSPYVGITGKPMDQGGIQNMQGLLYLVVVETVFTFNYAVFYTFPRELPLLLRDIAAGLYHPAPYYISKVVVLIPGAIVQPLLYSILVFTIVGLNGGFVGLVYFALPVVVCAISASAFGLFLSASFKSIDTASLFSVPLDFLGLMFCGIYLHLGHLAPGIGWLKYVSQFYYGLEAVSLTQWLLIDHINCSSDPEEPCISTGLGVLEKYGYLAHHYTTDLIGLLAIFMFSHFAGFLIIRHRSRKEAVY; encoded by the exons ATGACTCGATCGAGTATTTCATTCTGGCTCCCCGCTGCTCCTCGGAATGATCTTCTTTCACACCCGAACA CGAACGTTTACAAGTATTTTCGAAATGTCGTACGATCGAGGATGGAAATGAAACACGGGGAATTATTTCAGATGACACAGAGGGCAGAGTACCCGCCGTTGCCGCAAACTTTGCCGAAAGATTTCTGTCTAACGTGGAAGAACATTTCGTACACGGTTCGAAAAACGAGCAATGGCGGTATACGAGCAATTTTCGGCCTGCAACCTACCGAATACGTTTCTTTGTTGCAAGGAG TTAACGGTATAGTTCATTCGGGAATGTTGATGGCCATCTTGGGTCCAAG CGGCGCTGGGAAAACTACGTTGCTCGCGACGATCAGCCGGCGGGTCAAAG GCAGCGCGACGGGCGAGATACTGCTAAATGGAAAGCCCATAGACACCGGGCAAATGATAAGGATATCGGGGTTCGTCCCGCAAATGGATCTAGCGATCGAATCGCTGACCGTTCTGGAACACATGGAGTTCATG GCCTGTATGAAGATGGACAGAAGGATCCGCTTCAACGTCCGGAAACAAAGGATCACCGCTGTCTTGGCAGAACTCGGCTTGGTCAAGTGCGTCGACTCGAGATTATCCGCTTTGTCAACcggagaaagaaggagagtGGCTCTAGCCGTCCAA cTGCTCACCGAGCCGAACATTTTGTTCTGCGACGAGCCGACCACGGGGCTGGACAGTTACGGCGCGTTGACGGTGGTCAGAACGCTGAGGGAAGTCGCGGCAAGGGGGAAAATCGTGGTGTGCTCGGTGCACCAGCCGGCTTCCGGTCTGCTCGACATTTTCCACGAGGTTCTTCTCCTTTCCGGCGGAAGAGTCGCTTTCCAGGGGTCGTCGGTCGACGCCACTCAGTTTTTCGACAG TCTGAACCTTCGATGTCCACCAACTTTCAACAGCGCGGAGTTCTATGTCTCGCAGTTGTCTATAGTTCGAGGAAAGGAAGCGGAGAGTTATCGCAAA GTGAACTGGATCTGTGATCAATACGAGGGATCGAAATATGGGCAAAGGGTGGCCAAGTTGATCGAGTACTCCTGCTCGAGCAGGTCGGATTCTAATCGATTGCCACCGATATTCTCCGAAGTCCCGGCTGGTCCCGTCGACTTTAAAAGAGCTCGAGCGCTCACGCAGCTGGAATGGCTCGTCTGGAGAACGTACGTCGACTACAAGAGAAGCTCTGCCTCGATTTTCTTGCGATTCCTCACTTACCTG TTCATAGGCTTGCTGATATCCTCCCCGTACGTGGGAATCACGGGAAAACCGATGGACCAGGGCGGAATACAGAATATGCAGGGACTTTTGTACCTGGTGGTCGTGGAAACGGTGTTCACTTTTAACTACGCGGTGTTTTACACGTTTCCACGCGAATTGCCGCTCCTGCTGCGCGACATAGCAGCTGGACTTTATCATCCGGCGCCATATTACATCAGCAAAGTTGTCGTTCTG ATACCCGGAGCGATAGTTCAACCACTGCTGTACTCGATATTGGTGTTCACTATCGTTGGACTGAACGGTGGATTCGTAGGATTGGTCTACTTCGCGCTGCCAGTAGTAGTCTGTGCGATTTCCGCGTCCGCTTTCG GTTTGTTCCTATCAGCGTCGTTCAAGTCGATAGACACTGCCTCCCTCTTCTCCGTGCCATTGGACTTTCTTGGCTTGATGTTCTGTGGAATCTATCTTCATCTAGG CCACTTGGCGCCTGGCATTGGCTGGCTGAAATACGTGTCCCAGTTCTACTATGGCTTGGAGGCTGTTTCTTTGACTCAATGGCTGCTGATCGATCACATAA ATTGCTCTTCGGATCCTGAAGAGCCTTGCATATCCACCGGTCTCGGAGTCCTCGAGAAATACGGTTACCTGGCACACCACTATACCACGGATCTGATCGGTCTGCTGGCGATATTCATGTTCAGCCATTTTGCCGGTTTCCTGATCATTCGTCACAGAAGTCGCAAGGAAGCCGTTTATTGA